GTACGACGCGATGACCAACAGCGTGAACTAAAGACATGTCAATTTTAGAAAAAATAAATGAAATTGCTTGAGCGTGATTCTTAATTTTCTTGCTATGCTCCTTATTATTAATTATTATTTTACAGGAATTAAGACCAATACCATCAACATGACCTTTGAGAAATACTTGTTCTTTTTTGGTATCAATAATTTGAAACTTTAAGGATGAACTTCCACTATTTAATACTAACACATTCATTCTTCACTTCCTCGTTGTGCTTCTATAACGGTTAAAATCGTTACAGCAACAATATCATCTGGACTACAACCCCGACTTAAATCATTTACTGGTTTTTGCAAACCCTGAATAATAGGACCAATGGCCTTAGCATGAGCAAAACGCTCCACTAACTTATAACCTATATTTCCTGACTGTAAATCTGGAAAAATAAGAACATTTGCATCTCCTTTTAATGGAGAATCAGGACATTTCTTTTGTGCAACACTAGGCACAATTGCAGCATCTAGTTGTAATTCCCCATCAATACAAAGATCTGGACGAAGAGTTTTCGCTGTATTTGTTGCCATTTGCACTTTTTGTACAAGCTCATCTTCTGCACTTCCTTTTGTTGAAAACGAAAGCAAGGCAACTTTTGGCTCAAAACCAAACGACTTTGCAGAATCTGCGGTTGCAATAGCAATCGATGCAAGTTCATCGGCTGAAGGATTAATTACAAAACCACAATCAGCAAAGAAATACGTTTTCTCTTGGGGCGTTCTCATTATAAAAAAGCTTGATGCAAGTTTTGTATTTTCTTTTATACCAATAATTTGTAGTGCTGGCCGAAGCGTTTCAGCTGTTGCAATCGTTGCACCACTTACAACACCATCTGCTAAACCTTTTGCAACCATAAGCACACCGAATGTTGTTACCTGACAAACTTGATTTTCAGCTTCTTTTTTAGTTATTCCTTTATGCGCACGTTTTTTAAGCAAAAAATTTACAAACTCATCTTTTCTTACATCATCACAAGGAGTATATAGTTCTGCTTTTGAAATATCAAGATTAAGTTCTCCAGCACGCCATTTTATTTTATCAATATCGCCAAGAAGAATAACATGCGCAATACCTTCGGCAAGAATAGTTGCTGCTGCCTTTAACACCCTGTCATCAGTACTTTCAGGGAAAACTATTCGCTTCGGATTTTCTTGCGCTCTTTTTTTTAACGTATCTAATAACGCCATCGTATCACCACAGGATATATGCAATAAATTAATTATAAAAATTCTCTCTCGGTGTAAGAGGTGTGAAGGAGTTTATGTGCTCGCTTACCACCGGGCTCTCCAATATATTCCTTGTACAACTTCATAACTGCAGGATTCTTATGAGATTTTCGAACCTTTTTATTTACATCAATTTTATTAAGTGCTTCTGCACGTTTCTTTAAAACTTTAGGATCTTCATAACGCGGCTGACCACCACCAACACAACCACCATAACAAGCCATAATTTCAATAAAATCATATGTACATGTTCCAGCACGAATTTCATTCATTACTTTTCTTGCTTCACCAAGCGTTTGCACAACAGCAATATTTACTTTTTCTTTACCAATTATAAGCTCGAATTCTTTTCGCAAATCAAGACCACGAGTTTTTTTATACTCAACATCCGTTGCAGATTTTCCAGTAATCATCTCGGCTGCAGTACGCAATGCAGCTTCCATCACACCGCCAGTACGACCAAAAATATCTCCCCCACCAGAACTATCACCTAGCGGTTTATCAAAATCTTGGTCAGGAAGATTTGGAAAGTCAATGTTAAATTGTTTAATAAGTTTTGCAAGCTCAACTGTTGTTATCACATAATCTGCTTCGCCAACAAATTCTGGACGAGCAATTTCAAATTTTTTTGCGGTACACGGCATGATATCCACTAAAACAATATTTTCAGGCTTAAGATTATTCTTTTTTGCATACCATGTTTTAATCATAGAAGCCATCATTGCCTGCGGACTTCTACATGTAGACATGTGATTAAGTTGCTCAAAGAAAAATTGTTCAGCAAATTTAATCCACGCAGGACAACAAGTTGTTATCATCGGCAAATTCTTTTTTGATTTAAACCGCTTAACAAACTCAGTTGCTTCTTCTACAATAGTCATATCTGCTGCAAGGTCTGTATCAAATACTTTATCAAAACCAATTTCTTTAAGAGATGTAACCAATTTTCCTGTTACAGGTGTTCCAAGAGGCATGTCAAAAAGTTCGCCAAGAGCCGCTCTAATTGAAGGTGCTGTTTGCGCAACAACATGTTTATCTTTTGATTGCAATAATTTAATAATTGGCTCAATATCTTGCTTTTCATACAAAGCACCCGTAGGACACACCACAACACATTGACCGCAATTCACACAATTACTTGTTGCCATATTCAAATCAAGCGGAGGAGTAATTTTTGAGTTAAACCCCCTATTTTGTAAACTTAGTGCGCCAACAGTTTGCACATCATTGCAAATCCTAATACATCGTTGACAAAGAATACAACGATTATTATCACGAACAATTGATTTACTACTAGTATCAATTATTGATTGACGTTTTTTTCCTTCATAGGGCAACGTGTGAATTCCAAATTCTTCAGCATAAGATTGTAATTTGCAATGTAAGTTTTGCGTGCAAGTAACACAAGCGTAATCATGATTTGCTAAAATAAGTTGTAATGCCTTTTTCCTATCGTTTAAAATTCTAGGCGTGTGAGTTTTTACTTTCATACCTTCAGTAATTGGTTGCGTACAAGACGTTACCGGTTTTTTATTATTATCAATTTCTACAAGACAAAGACGACAAGCACCAATACGTTCTAAACGAGGATGCATACATAAATGAGGAATATCAATAGCGTAACGTTTTGCAACATCAATAATTTTTTCTTCTGCTTTTCCAACTACTTTAATGCCATCTATTTCAAATGTTATCTTCTCTTTTTTCTTAGTTTTTTGTATCATTACAGTCACTTATATTTCGAATTATTTTTTAGTAATAGCATCAAACGCACATACTTCATAGCATTTACCGCATTTTATGCATTTTGATTGATCAATAACATGAGGTTTTTTTAAGTCGCCACTAATACAATGAACAGGACATTGCGCTTTACATGCACCGCAACCAATACATTTACTTTCGACAATCTCATATTTAAGTAAATTTTCGCAGACATGCGCAGGACATGTTTTGTGTAAGATATGTTCTTCATATTCTTTTCTGAAATGTTTAATAGTTGAAAGCACGGGATTTGGAGCGAATTGTCCAAGACCACAGAGCGATGCATCACTAACAAATTCTGCTAATTCCTTGATTTTATCAATATCTTGAACAGTGCCATTACCACGAGAAACTTTAGTTAACATCTCAAGTAATCGTGTTGTTCCTTCACGACACGGCGTGCATTTTCCGCAACTTTCCTGCGTAGTAAATGTCATAAAAAATTTTGCCATATTTACCATACAAGATTGTGTGTTAGTAATAATAAAACTTCCAGAACCCATAATCGTTTCAAGTTCTTTCATTGATTCATAATCAAGCGTTTTTCCCAAATCTTTTTCAACAATACAACCACCTGCAGGACCGCCAGGAAATAATGCTTTAAACTGTGTACCTAGAGGGGTTCCTCCACCAATATCATAAATAATTTCTTTAAGAGTAATACCAAACGGTACTTCAATAACTCCCGTTCGCTGGATTTTTCCACTCAAACATAAAATCTTTGTTCCTTTAGAAAATTTTGAACCTATTTGCGCATAATTAGTAACGCCAATTTGAAAAATTGTTGCCACATGACCCCATGTTCCTACATTGTTTACTATTGTTGGTTTTCCAAAAAGCCCTGATTGCGCGGGGTAAGGGGGGCGAGGACGAGGAGAACCACGAAGCCCTTCAAGACTTGCAAGAAGTGCAGTTTCTTCTCCACAAACATACGCGCCTGCGCCTTGTTGAATACGTAAATCAAAATGAAAATTTTTATTACCTAAAATATGCTCTCCAAGAAAATTATGTTTGTAACAAATATCAATTGCTTCTTGAAGCGTTTTAATAGCTAAAGGATATTCAGCACGCGTATAAATAATACCTTTAGAAACCCCTGTAGCGTACGCACCAATAATAAGCCCTTCAATAATCTTAAAGGGATCGCTCTCCATAAGCGTTCTATTCATAAATGCTCCAGGATCGCCTTCATCACCATTACAAATCAAATACTTCTGACCCTTCTTATCGGCAATAAAACGCCATTTTCTGGCCGTTGGAAAACCAGCACCACCCCGACCACGAAGCCCTGCTTTTTCAACGACATCAATAACTTGAGAGGGTTTTAAGAGCAAAGCTTTTTTGAGTCCAGTAAAACCATTGAGCGCTTCATACTGAGAAATATTTGTTGGATCAATAATACCACAATGCGCAAGCACTATTCGTTGTTGCTTTTTGTAAAAAGGAAGCTTATCTACACTTGCTGCAAGGAATCGTTTCTCATAACGTTTTCTTTTCTTAATAGCCTTAAGTAAAGCAGGAACTTCTTGAATAGTAAGCGGACCGTAAATAGATTGCACACCGTCTTGCACCACTGTTACGATAGGTTCAGCATAACACATACCCACACAACCAGTCTTCATTACAGGAAGAACATTCGCTTTTTTAAGAGCATCAAATACAGGCTGACCACCAGCAGAAAGACCGCACGTTGCAAGACCTACTGTAATTCTATCAGCATGCAATAATTGTGTTGCTTCTTTTTCTTGTGTCATTATCTTACCTAATTTAGTTTAATGTACCCAAAATTTTTTTTATTTTCTCGCGATCAAGTTCACCATATACCATTCCATTAATCATCATAGCAGGAGCGCGCGCACAAGCACCAATACAATTTACTGATTCTAAACCAAACTTACCATCAGAGGTAACTTGTCCTGGATGAATCTTAAGATAATCACTAACAAATCGCGTAATTTCAGGCGAGTGTTTAATATGACAAGCAGTTCCATTACATATGCTTATGGTGTATTTACCAGGTTTAGTTAATTTGAATTGAGAATAAAAAGTTGCAACACCAACAAGAT
The window above is part of the Candidatus Woesearchaeota archaeon genome. Proteins encoded here:
- the pta gene encoding phosphate acetyltransferase; translated protein: MALLDTLKKRAQENPKRIVFPESTDDRVLKAAATILAEGIAHVILLGDIDKIKWRAGELNLDISKAELYTPCDDVRKDEFVNFLLKKRAHKGITKKEAENQVCQVTTFGVLMVAKGLADGVVSGATIATAETLRPALQIIGIKENTKLASSFFIMRTPQEKTYFFADCGFVINPSADELASIAIATADSAKSFGFEPKVALLSFSTKGSAEDELVQKVQMATNTAKTLRPDLCIDGELQLDAAIVPSVAQKKCPDSPLKGDANVLIFPDLQSGNIGYKLVERFAHAKAIGPIIQGLQKPVNDLSRGCSPDDIVAVTILTVIEAQRGSEE
- a CDS encoding [FeFe] hydrogenase, group A, with the protein product MIQKTKKKEKITFEIDGIKVVGKAEEKIIDVAKRYAIDIPHLCMHPRLERIGACRLCLVEIDNNKKPVTSCTQPITEGMKVKTHTPRILNDRKKALQLILANHDYACVTCTQNLHCKLQSYAEEFGIHTLPYEGKKRQSIIDTSSKSIVRDNNRCILCQRCIRICNDVQTVGALSLQNRGFNSKITPPLDLNMATSNCVNCGQCVVVCPTGALYEKQDIEPIIKLLQSKDKHVVAQTAPSIRAALGELFDMPLGTPVTGKLVTSLKEIGFDKVFDTDLAADMTIVEEATEFVKRFKSKKNLPMITTCCPAWIKFAEQFFFEQLNHMSTCRSPQAMMASMIKTWYAKKNNLKPENIVLVDIMPCTAKKFEIARPEFVGEADYVITTVELAKLIKQFNIDFPNLPDQDFDKPLGDSSGGGDIFGRTGGVMEAALRTAAEMITGKSATDVEYKKTRGLDLRKEFELIIGKEKVNIAVVQTLGEARKVMNEIRAGTCTYDFIEIMACYGGCVGGGQPRYEDPKVLKKRAEALNKIDVNKKVRKSHKNPAVMKLYKEYIGEPGGKRAHKLLHTSYTEREFL
- a CDS encoding 4Fe-4S binding protein, encoding MTQEKEATQLLHADRITVGLATCGLSAGGQPVFDALKKANVLPVMKTGCVGMCYAEPIVTVVQDGVQSIYGPLTIQEVPALLKAIKKRKRYEKRFLAASVDKLPFYKKQQRIVLAHCGIIDPTNISQYEALNGFTGLKKALLLKPSQVIDVVEKAGLRGRGGAGFPTARKWRFIADKKGQKYLICNGDEGDPGAFMNRTLMESDPFKIIEGLIIGAYATGVSKGIIYTRAEYPLAIKTLQEAIDICYKHNFLGEHILGNKNFHFDLRIQQGAGAYVCGEETALLASLEGLRGSPRPRPPYPAQSGLFGKPTIVNNVGTWGHVATIFQIGVTNYAQIGSKFSKGTKILCLSGKIQRTGVIEVPFGITLKEIIYDIGGGTPLGTQFKALFPGGPAGGCIVEKDLGKTLDYESMKELETIMGSGSFIITNTQSCMVNMAKFFMTFTTQESCGKCTPCREGTTRLLEMLTKVSRGNGTVQDIDKIKELAEFVSDASLCGLGQFAPNPVLSTIKHFRKEYEEHILHKTCPAHVCENLLKYEIVESKCIGCGACKAQCPVHCISGDLKKPHVIDQSKCIKCGKCYEVCAFDAITKK